A DNA window from Bos mutus isolate GX-2022 chromosome 11, NWIPB_WYAK_1.1, whole genome shotgun sequence contains the following coding sequences:
- the PELI1 gene encoding E3 ubiquitin-protein ligase pellino homolog 1 isoform X1: MFSPDQENHPSKAPVKYGELIVLGYNGSLPNGDRGRRKSRFALFKRPKANGVKPSTVHVACTPQAAKAISNKDQHSISYTLSRAQTVVVEYTHDSNTDMFQIGRSTESPIDFVVTDTVPGSQSNSDTQSVQSTISRFACRIICERNPPFTARIYAAGFDSSKNIFLGEKAAKWKTSDGQMDGLTTNGVLVMHPRNGFTEDSKPGIWREISVCGNVFSLRETRSAQQRGKMVEIETNQLQDGSLIDLCGATLLWRTAEGLSHTPTVKHLEALRQEINAARPQCPVGFNTLAFPSMKRKDVVDEKQPWVYLHCGHVHGYHNWGNKEERDGKDRECPMCRSVGPYVPLWLGCEAGFYVDAGPPTHAFSPCGHVCSEKTTAYWSQIPLPHGTHTFHAACPFCAHQLAGEQGYIRLIFQGPLD, from the exons ATGTTTTCTCCTGATCAAGAAAATCATCCATCCAAAGCACCAGTAAAATATGGTGAACTCATTGTCTTAGG GTATAATGGGTCTCTTCCAAACGGCGatagaggaaggaggaaaagtagATTTGCTTTGTTTAAAAGACCTAAGGCAAATGGGGTGAAGCCCAGCACCGTGCATGTTGCTTGTACTCCTCAGGCTGCAAAG gcaATAAGCAATAAGGACCAGCATAGCATATCATACACCTTGTCTCGAGCACAGACAGTAGTGGTTGAATATACTCATGACAGCAACACTGATATGTTTCAG atTGGCCGGTCGACTGAAAGTCCCATTGATTTTGTAGTAACTGACACAGTTCCTGGAAGTCAAAGTAATTCTGATACACAGTCAGTGCAGAGCACCATATCAAGATTTGCCTGTAGAATCATATGTGAACGGAATCCCCCCTTTACAGCACGGATTTATGCTGCAGGATTTGACTCATCAAAAAACATCTTTCTTGGG GAGAAGGCTGCCAAATGGAAGACatcagatggacagatggatggccTGACCACTAATGGCGTTCTTGTTATGCATCCACGCAATGGGTTCACAGAAGACTCCAAACCTGGAATATGGAGAGAAATATCAGTGTGTGGAAATGTGTTCAGCCTGCGTGAAACCAGATCAGCTCAGCAGAGAGGGAAAATG GTGGAAATTGAAACCAATCAGTTACAAGATGGCTCATTAATTGATCTCTGTGGCGCAACATTGCTGTGGCGTACTGCAGAAGGCCTTTCCCACACTCCTACCGTGAAGCATTTAGAAGCTTTAAGACAGGAAATCAATGCAGCGCGACCTCAGTGCCCTGTCGGGTTCAACACACTAGCATTTCCCAGCATGAAGAGAAAAGATGTCGTTGATGAAAAACAACCGTGGGTGTACCTACACTGCGGCCACGTGCATGGCTATCATAACTGGGGGAACAAGGAAGAACGTGACGGAAAGGATCGGGAGTGTCCCATGTGTAGGTCTGTTGGTCCCTATGTCCCTCTGTGGCTTGGATGTGAAGCTGGATTTTATGTGGACGCCGGCCCTCCAACCCATGCGTTCAGCCCATGTGGGCATGTGTGTTCAGAAAAGACAACTGCCTATTGGTCCCAGATCCCGCTTCCTCACGGTACTCACACTTTTCATGCCGCCTGTCCCTTCTGTGCACATCAGTTGGCTGGTGAACAAGGCTACATCAGACTTATTTTCCAAGGACCTCTAGACTAA
- the PELI1 gene encoding E3 ubiquitin-protein ligase pellino homolog 1 isoform X2, with protein MFSPDQENHPSKAPVKYGELIVLGYNGSLPNGDRGRRKSRFALFKRPKANGVKPSTVHVACTPQAAKIGRSTESPIDFVVTDTVPGSQSNSDTQSVQSTISRFACRIICERNPPFTARIYAAGFDSSKNIFLGEKAAKWKTSDGQMDGLTTNGVLVMHPRNGFTEDSKPGIWREISVCGNVFSLRETRSAQQRGKMVEIETNQLQDGSLIDLCGATLLWRTAEGLSHTPTVKHLEALRQEINAARPQCPVGFNTLAFPSMKRKDVVDEKQPWVYLHCGHVHGYHNWGNKEERDGKDRECPMCRSVGPYVPLWLGCEAGFYVDAGPPTHAFSPCGHVCSEKTTAYWSQIPLPHGTHTFHAACPFCAHQLAGEQGYIRLIFQGPLD; from the exons ATGTTTTCTCCTGATCAAGAAAATCATCCATCCAAAGCACCAGTAAAATATGGTGAACTCATTGTCTTAGG GTATAATGGGTCTCTTCCAAACGGCGatagaggaaggaggaaaagtagATTTGCTTTGTTTAAAAGACCTAAGGCAAATGGGGTGAAGCCCAGCACCGTGCATGTTGCTTGTACTCCTCAGGCTGCAAAG atTGGCCGGTCGACTGAAAGTCCCATTGATTTTGTAGTAACTGACACAGTTCCTGGAAGTCAAAGTAATTCTGATACACAGTCAGTGCAGAGCACCATATCAAGATTTGCCTGTAGAATCATATGTGAACGGAATCCCCCCTTTACAGCACGGATTTATGCTGCAGGATTTGACTCATCAAAAAACATCTTTCTTGGG GAGAAGGCTGCCAAATGGAAGACatcagatggacagatggatggccTGACCACTAATGGCGTTCTTGTTATGCATCCACGCAATGGGTTCACAGAAGACTCCAAACCTGGAATATGGAGAGAAATATCAGTGTGTGGAAATGTGTTCAGCCTGCGTGAAACCAGATCAGCTCAGCAGAGAGGGAAAATG GTGGAAATTGAAACCAATCAGTTACAAGATGGCTCATTAATTGATCTCTGTGGCGCAACATTGCTGTGGCGTACTGCAGAAGGCCTTTCCCACACTCCTACCGTGAAGCATTTAGAAGCTTTAAGACAGGAAATCAATGCAGCGCGACCTCAGTGCCCTGTCGGGTTCAACACACTAGCATTTCCCAGCATGAAGAGAAAAGATGTCGTTGATGAAAAACAACCGTGGGTGTACCTACACTGCGGCCACGTGCATGGCTATCATAACTGGGGGAACAAGGAAGAACGTGACGGAAAGGATCGGGAGTGTCCCATGTGTAGGTCTGTTGGTCCCTATGTCCCTCTGTGGCTTGGATGTGAAGCTGGATTTTATGTGGACGCCGGCCCTCCAACCCATGCGTTCAGCCCATGTGGGCATGTGTGTTCAGAAAAGACAACTGCCTATTGGTCCCAGATCCCGCTTCCTCACGGTACTCACACTTTTCATGCCGCCTGTCCCTTCTGTGCACATCAGTTGGCTGGTGAACAAGGCTACATCAGACTTATTTTCCAAGGACCTCTAGACTAA